The Musa acuminata AAA Group cultivar baxijiao chromosome BXJ2-2, Cavendish_Baxijiao_AAA, whole genome shotgun sequence genome contains the following window.
AGGCAAATACATTCACCTCTTGATGGACCGGCAGGGAGTCAACCGTGATGTTGTGATCGAGACTGCTCTGGTGGACATGTATGCAAAATGTGGGGGTCTAGAATTTGCTCTGCAGGTCTTCGAGGAGATGAGGGACAGGAATGTCTTCACTTGGAATGCAGTCATCGGCGGACTAGCGATGCATGGACATGGTCGACGTGCACTGCAGCTTTTCGGGAGGATGAACAAGGAGAGGATCGTGCCCGACGACGTCACCTTCATAGGACTACTATCCGCATGCAGCCATGCAGGATTGGTGGACGAGGGCCTTAAATATTTCAGGATGATGGAGGAGGTATACCAGATCAGGCCACGGATGGAGCACTATGGGTGTGTGGTGGATATGCTCTGTAGGGCGAGACTGCTGCAAGACGCTTTGGCATTCATAGAGAGCATGCCCATCAGACCAAATGTGGTTATGTGGGCAGGTCTCATTGGTGCTTGTAGGGCTGCTGGAGATATCGAGCTTGCAGAGAGGCTCGGTCAACGCGTCATCGAGTTGGAGCCTGACATCTGTGATCGATACGTGATGCTATCCAATCTTTATGCGGGTGCTCGAAGGTGGGACGAGGCCTTGGAGGTCAGGCAGCTGATGAGAGCCAAAGGAATCGAGAAAGCTCCGGGAATAAGTTGGATCGAGTTGAATGGGACAGTTCAAGAATTCGTCGTCGGCGATAGATCTCACCACCAAACAGAGCAAATCTACATGATGGTGGAAGAGATGTGGCACAGGGTTAAGGCAGCAGGCCATGTCACAAGCACTACGGATGTACTCTTTAAcatagaagaggaagagaaagagcacTCTCTGTTCTTCCACAGTGAGAAGATGGCTGTCGCATTTGGTTTGATGAGCAGTGCTCCTGGCTCGCCGATTcgaatcacgaagaatcttcgtgTGTGCGGCGATTGCCATTCTTTCCTAAAGGCTGTTTCCGAGGTTTTTGGTAGAGAGATCATTGCGAGGGATCGGAGTCGATTTCACCATTTCAGAGGAGGCCTTTGCTCATGCAATGACTTCTGGTAGCTGCAACGACGACGGCCAATCTAATATACTGCAGTAACCTGTAAAACTATGAGATATCACGATTATTTCCTGTTCATGTACAGGTTGTCGATCGGATTTAAGATCAATTTGTTCGTGATAGACATCTCTGTCACGGACTCCGCAGCCAATCTAGAAACATGACTCGTTTTTCGAGCGACATGATCGCGTATCGTTGTTCACATGCAAGCCAGCGTTGACATTGTGGCGCTTACGAAAGAAAGACTATGATCCGAATCTGCTTCGATACATGAAGGAAAAGTCAGCTCTCGATTATAAGTCAGCGGTCTCCGTTCTGTAGCAATGCGCATCTCCACAGTAAGGATCTCGCCACCCTGAATGCTGATGACTTGTTTGTTCCTAGTCAAGAAGAACCGAAGAGCCGCATCGCTGTCAGAATTGATCCCAGCAGTGAATCCAGGAAACAATCAATGGATCACTGCGAGATTTTGTTTCTTGAGGTCAGAATACATGTTAGATCAGTACTGTGCTACACACAAGCTGTGACTCACTCAGCCTCGGATAATTTAAGTAGATCACGGTAACGAAGAATCCCGGCGAAGCTTGAAGCATGGCCGCCATGGAAGAGAAGACCACGTGCTATGAGGTAGGATAGAGACCTGACCGTGGCCATGATTGGTTAGGCTGCGTTGAATACATCTTCATCGCCATTAATCTCTTCACGAGACCAATCGGATTGGATGTCATGCGTTACGCCATCGATCTACCCCATGCGTTGCATGCCGGAAGAGATCACCATTACGCTGCGTCTCGGTGATGGCTCTACATGTCGAGGGCGGAGCTGGCTTGCACAAGAAACCACTACTTTATGCATTAGACAACCAGCAGCTGACGCATCTGGATGCATGGCGTTGAACGTGTTTAAAGTAACAAGAACAGATGTATCACCTCGAGGGATTTTTAAGGGGCTGACTTCACTGTCTGTGAAAGACAACCAAAATTATGGTTTGACTTTGCTGCCAAGTGGATGGGCAAGGCTGTGAGGTACTACTGTATCAAAGCTTATGTATGAACGAGGAGTTGGGGTCGGAGCTGACCCGAGTCCCGAAGCCTTAAATTCTAATGCCGGCATGGCCGACATGCTCTCCGGATGGGGTGCTCCCATCACAAGTACAATCCTAGGACTCAACCCAATTTGACGC
Protein-coding sequences here:
- the LOC135605642 gene encoding pentatricopeptide repeat-containing protein At1g08070, chloroplastic-like, producing MIPYSQCIEHLSKYCTSVAKCTQAHAFLLRTALLDDPRCTSKLISFLAVSPSGDLGYARRVFAQLRRPPDLFLWNAMIRGHARGPDPPAGLSFFRLMLRAGVAPDHHTYPFVLTACARSRALEHGMRFHGETIKAGLDTDVYVLNALLQLYTYCGCFGAAHQLFDGNPHRDVVSWNIIMRGYVLEGFSERALHLLEGMKDMGIKPDDVTLISLVSACSGSGDLDRGRSLHSYASELGLVTKSLNLGNAILDMYCKCGDLESAQSLFNEMEERDLLTWTTMVSGLAKWGSFQEALALFRSMQRNEVRPDEVILVTMLSVCAHMGALDQGKYIHLLMDRQGVNRDVVIETALVDMYAKCGGLEFALQVFEEMRDRNVFTWNAVIGGLAMHGHGRRALQLFGRMNKERIVPDDVTFIGLLSACSHAGLVDEGLKYFRMMEEVYQIRPRMEHYGCVVDMLCRARLLQDALAFIESMPIRPNVVMWAGLIGACRAAGDIELAERLGQRVIELEPDICDRYVMLSNLYAGARRWDEALEVRQLMRAKGIEKAPGISWIELNGTVQEFVVGDRSHHQTEQIYMMVEEMWHRVKAAGHVTSTTDVLFNIEEEEKEHSLFFHSEKMAVAFGLMSSAPGSPIRITKNLRVCGDCHSFLKAVSEVFGREIIARDRSRFHHFRGGLCSCNDFW